The Fusobacterium sp. IOR10 genome window below encodes:
- a CDS encoding [FeFe] hydrogenase, group A yields MFENNLFSGNKQVIIQSSVGSVFSSTAEKELKAAIKKGNNAIAISGRVVNPGVYEISEGLSLKDVIELAGGITGKKKFKAAQFGLPFGGFITEEFLNTPIDYKLFSKNNNRSIIILSEEDCIISFSKFYIEFLLGKMQQRGYLGYSRVQYEIERTWRVLERISMGKANMRDVFLLRQLSEAIKEALNQENNLVLESIDKFYDEYKCHIENGNCPAGQCIQLLKFKITDRCIGCTACTRVCPVNCISGELKKRHKIDNDKCTHCGQCVVACPVGAIFEGDHTIQLLRHIATPNKVVVAQIAPAVRVAIGEAFGYEAGENLEKKLVAALKKIGVDYVFDTSWAADLTIMEEATEFQKRLKRFYNGDEVKLPILTSCCPAWIKFFEQSYPDMLDVPSSVKSPMEIFSTVTKDLWAKNLGLTREQVSVVAIMPCLAKKYEASRPEFSRGDNYDTDFVITTRELIKIFKQSDIDLRDMEDEEFDAPLGEYSGAGIIFGRTGGVIEATTRTTVEMITGERLEDIEFHELRGWEGFRTAEIKLGDVELRVGIAHGLEEAAKMLDKIRAGEEFFHAIEIMACKGGCVGGGGQPKARNKMEVLKKRAGGLNKIDKNKVIRRSHENESVKAIYRDYLDYPMSRKAHELLHTKYFPKLKY; encoded by the coding sequence GAGTTCTGTAGGTTCTGTTTTTTCTTCTACAGCTGAAAAAGAATTAAAAGCAGCTATAAAAAAGGGAAACAACGCCATTGCAATTTCAGGAAGAGTTGTTAATCCTGGTGTTTATGAAATATCTGAAGGGTTATCTCTAAAGGATGTAATTGAGTTAGCTGGTGGTATAACTGGAAAGAAAAAATTTAAAGCAGCTCAATTTGGGCTACCATTTGGAGGATTTATAACTGAGGAATTTTTAAACACTCCAATAGACTATAAATTATTTAGTAAAAATAACAATAGAAGCATCATTATTTTATCAGAAGAGGATTGTATTATTTCTTTTTCAAAATTCTACATTGAATTTTTACTTGGAAAAATGCAACAAAGGGGATATTTAGGATATTCTAGAGTTCAATATGAAATAGAAAGAACTTGGAGAGTACTTGAAAGAATCTCAATGGGAAAAGCAAATATGAGAGATGTTTTTCTTTTAAGACAATTGTCTGAAGCTATAAAAGAAGCTTTAAATCAAGAAAATAATCTAGTGCTTGAATCAATTGATAAATTTTATGATGAATATAAATGTCATATAGAAAATGGAAACTGTCCTGCTGGACAATGTATTCAACTTTTGAAGTTCAAAATTACAGATAGATGTATAGGTTGTACTGCCTGTACTAGAGTTTGTCCTGTTAATTGTATTTCTGGAGAATTAAAAAAGAGACATAAAATAGATAATGACAAATGTACCCACTGTGGTCAATGTGTTGTTGCTTGTCCTGTTGGAGCAATCTTTGAAGGGGATCATACAATACAATTACTTAGACATATTGCAACTCCTAATAAAGTAGTTGTTGCACAAATAGCCCCAGCTGTGAGAGTTGCCATTGGTGAAGCTTTTGGTTACGAAGCTGGAGAAAACTTAGAAAAAAAATTAGTTGCTGCACTTAAAAAAATAGGTGTTGACTATGTTTTTGATACAAGTTGGGCAGCTGACCTTACAATAATGGAGGAAGCTACTGAATTTCAAAAAAGGCTAAAAAGATTTTATAATGGAGATGAGGTAAAACTTCCAATTCTAACTTCTTGTTGTCCTGCATGGATAAAATTCTTTGAACAAAGTTATCCTGATATGTTAGATGTTCCTTCATCTGTTAAATCACCTATGGAAATTTTTTCAACTGTAACAAAGGATTTATGGGCAAAGAATTTAGGATTAACTAGAGAACAAGTTTCTGTAGTTGCTATTATGCCTTGTTTAGCTAAAAAATATGAGGCTTCAAGACCTGAGTTTTCAAGGGGAGATAACTATGATACAGATTTTGTTATTACCACTAGAGAGTTAATTAAAATATTCAAACAATCAGATATAGATTTAAGAGATATGGAAGATGAAGAATTTGATGCTCCTTTAGGAGAATATTCTGGAGCTGGTATTATATTTGGAAGAACTGGTGGAGTTATTGAAGCAACAACAAGAACCACAGTTGAAATGATCACTGGGGAAAGATTAGAAGATATAGAATTCCATGAACTTAGAGGATGGGAAGGATTTAGAACTGCTGAAATTAAACTTGGAGATGTTGAACTTAGAGTAGGAATTGCCCACGGATTGGAAGAAGCTGCAAAAATGCTAGATAAAATAAGAGCTGGAGAAGAATTTTTCCATGCTATTGAAATTATGGCATGTAAAGGTGGATGCGTCGGTGGAGGTGGACAACCTAAAGCTAGAAATAAAATGGAAGTTCTTAAGAAAAGAGCTGGGGGATTAAATAAAATAGATAAAAACAAAGTAATTAGAAGATCCCATGAAAATGAATCAGTTAAAGCTATTTACAGGGATTATTTAGATTATCCAATGAGTAGAAAAGCTCATGAATTATTACATACTAAATATTTCCCAAAATTAAAATACTAA